In Halanaerobium praevalens DSM 2228, the DNA window CTCTCCCGATAAATAAATAAGCTGCTGCAAAAAAGGCTGCAGAAAGGGCTAAAAAGTTACCAAATAATTTATCACCTAATTGATAAAAATCACCAATACTAATTATTACACTACCTAAAACAGCCATTATAATTCCAATTACAGCACCTTTTTGTAAATCTTCTCGGGCAAAGAAATATTCCAAAATTATTGTAAATAAAGGTTGCAAAGCTACAAAAATAACTGAATTAGAAATATCAGTATATTGAATTGAAGAAATCCATAAAATAAAATGAATTGCCAACAGAAAACCGACCACCACAGGTCGGTAATCTAAAAAATACCTTATTTTGCTTCTATATTTTAACAAAAAGAATGGTGTTAAAATCAAAACAGAAAAAAGCATCCGATAAAAGGCAGTAATTAAAGGTGGGGCCTCTGCTAATTTAATTAAAATTCCTGCAAGTGATAAAAAGAAAAGGCCGATTGTTAATAAAATGTATATTTTTTTCTTAGAATCCATTCAATATCCCCGCTTTATTAATTTAAATTTTTAATTCTTGACTTAAATTATTTTTTTCTAAAATAACAATTTGATCATAATGTTTAAATTCTATTTTTTGACCAGAAATCAACAAATATTTAACTTTATCTTGGCTGACAGTTACTTCTAATTGACTCCCTTTAAAATAAATTCTAAATTGATAACTATCCCATTTATCAGGTAAATGAGGGTGAAAATATAATTTATTATTAAACATTCTCATTCCAGCAAAACCCTGAACAAGGGCCAGCCAAGTCCCCCCCATACAAGCAGTATGAACCCCTTGATAAGCATTTTCATTATAATCATCAAGATCAAGCCTTGCTGTCTGCATAAAATAATTATAAGCTTGATTTTTATAACCAATTTCTGCAGCAATTATACTATAAATTGCTGGTGAAAGAGAAGAATCATGGGTGGTTTTTGGCTCATAATAATCATAGTTTCTAATTTTTAGTTCACGACTAAACTTATTGCCGAGCTGAAGCATCAACAAAATAACATCAGCTTGTTTAATAACTTGATAACGCCAAATTATAAGAGGATGCCAATTTTTAACTAGTGGCAATTCTGCTTCTGAAATACTATCAATCTCAATTGGATCTTTATATAAAAAAGAATCATCTTGTGGTGTTATTTCAAGTTCTTTACTATAAGGCAAATAAATATCTTCTTTTATCTCTTTCATATTTTTTAACTCGTTTTCACTAAAATTAATACTTTTAATCAAACTCTCATATTTTTCGGGAGCTTTTGCTTTAATTAGCTGAGCCATTTTAACTGCTGTATCTAAATTAAATTTAGCCATATAATTAGTATAAGCATTGTTATTTACCCCTGGTTTATATTCATCTGGCCCACAAACTACATTAAAACAAAATTGATTATCTCGCATCGGGATATAGCTGCCTAAACTGATCCACATTCTGGCTGTTTCAATTAAAATTTCCAACCCATAATTTTCCATAAAGTCCTGATCTCTACTCACCTGATAATATAGATTAACCGCATAAGCAATATCTGCATTAATATGATATTGTACAGTTGAGCCCATAAAAAAACCAGAGGCTTCTTGGCCATTAATTGTCCTCCAGGGAAATAAAGCTCCATCTAATTTCATTCGATCTGCATTTTTCCTAGCTTGATCTAAAGTATTATATCTAAATAAAAGTAAATTGCGGGCTACTTCTGGTCTCTGAAAAGCATAAAATGGTAAAACATAACTTTCAGTATCCCAAAAATAATGACCCTCATAATGCTCCCCACTAATTCCTTTAGCTGCAACACTAGTCTGGCCATCTTTACCAGTCGCCTGTAAAATATGAAAGGCATTAAATCTAAAAGCCTGTTGTAAAGAATCATCACCATTAATTTTAACATCTACATCCTGCCAGTAACCTGACATAAATTTGGTCTGTTCTGCAACTAAATTTTCAAAACCATTGATTGAGGCTCTAGCAACTGAAGCTCTAGCAGCACTTAAAGGATTTTTGGCCTTTTTTTGACAATGGTTAACACCTACAATTTTATCAATTGTATATAATTGACCTTCAGCAGCCTTGATCTCAAAAATCCAATCAACTCGATTATTAGAAGCTCTTTTTTTTATTTCAGAGCGAGCTTTTGTTTGCTCATCCATTAAGTGTTCAACTACATAAGCAATTTTAAACTTAGTAGTTTTTAGCTGATGTAAAAGATAACCTGTCTTAGTCTCAACTTTAGTTGCCAAAACTTTTAAAGGTTTTTTCTCTCGTAAATGATGGTGATTACTAACATCTCCATTTACTGCAGAATTAATACTAAGTTTTCCAGAAAAATTAAGTGGTTTAACCTGATATCTAATTGCACCTATATGTTCTCTACTTAAAGAAATTAAACGGGATATTTTAATCTTAAGTTTTCTACCCTGTCTATCTTCCCAAATTATTTCTCTATTTAGAATACCTTTTTTTAAATTAAGTTCTCTTTGATAGTCTAAAATTTTTCCTTTAAGTAAATTAAACTTTTCTTCATTGATATATAAGTTAATTTCACTCCAATCTGCCAAATTGACTATTGTTTGTCCTTTTTGAGGCAAATTAGGAGCTTTTTCTCCATAAATAATTTCTTCTGCAGCATAAACACCATTAATATAAAAGCCAGGAGTAGTAGTTTCTTCACTACCTGGATAATCTTCTTCTAAAGTTCCTCTTAATCCCATATATCCATTTCCCAAACTAAAAATAGCTTCATTTTGATGATTAGAGTCAACTAAAAATTCATTTTCTGTAATTTTCCAAGCCTGATAAAGATAATTTGCTTCTTTATTCATTTTTTTAGCGTGATAAGCTCTCAATTATTTTACCTCCCAAATTCTTGACTACTAAGTTTAAGAGAATAAATTTCTAAGTTGATTTTCTCAACCTTAATACCAGTATTATTTTCTAAGTATTCTCTTAAAACTGCTTTGAATTTATTAGCAAATTTAATTAAATTTGGACCATAGACTATTTCTAAGCTCAGATTAACAAATAAATGACTATCTATTTCTTCTACTTTTATTTTTTTAAAAGAACTAATTCCTTGATAATTATTAAGTGAATTTTCAATTAAATCTACTAATACCCGGTTACTAATACTTAAATTTCCATAAAAACTAAATTTAGGTCGAACTATACTTTTTTCATGCCTAAAAGTCTTATTATCTTTTTTAAAAAATAATTCTAAAGAATGGAGTAAATAACCTGAAAAATCTTTTTCAACCTCAATTGTGGGAACTGGAATTACATGTTTTCCTTCATTATTGCGAACTGAAAGAGCTTTTTCTATTTCTTGAGCAGAAGATATATCTTCTATATTTATATACTGGTCAATACCTCCCAGTTCTAAGCGCTCCTCTATTCTTTCGACCATACCAAGTGAAGTTCCTAAAATTAATATCTTATCAGCTTTAATTTTTTTGAGACAACTTTTAACTGCTTCTGTCTGTTTTTGATCATAAAAAAGTGCTCTTCTAATTGCTGCCATTTTACTTATTTCTCTTTTAGCTGAGCTACCAGCCATAATTTTGCCGTCATAGATTAAAAGACCATCATCTATAATTAATGGAATTTGATATTTATTAGCTAGTAAAACTGCTCGATGACTTTTACCCGTTCCACTTGCTCCAACCAGAGAAAATACTTTCATAGTTTTTAAATTACCTCTTTTCTAAAAAATATAATGCTGACCTAAATAAATTATATATTTTTTAGGCACTAATTTCAATTAAATTAATACTACCAGCTGCATTTTAAGTCAGCTGGTAGTAAAATCTTTCTCTTTTATTTTTGATATTTTTTTATAACTAAACAAGCATTTTGACCACCAAAACCAAAAGAATTACTCAAAGCAGCATTTAATTTTGCTTTTCCAGCTTGAGCTGGTTGATAATCAAGATCACATTCTTCACTACCTTCTTTAAAGTTAATAGTTGGTGGAACAATATCTTCTTTAACTGCTAAAGCAGAAATAATTGCCTCAACTCCACCAGCAGCACCTAGTAAATGACCAGTCATGGATTTAGAAGAAGAAACTTTTAGTTTAAAAGCATGTTCACCAAATAAATTTTTAATTGCTGTTGATTCATATTTATCATTTAAAGGAGTTGAAGTCCCATGAGCATTAATATAATTGATTGCTTCTGGCTTCATTCCTGCTCTCTCAATTGCAGCCTGCATTGCTCTTACTGCACCTTCTCCGGCTGGAGCTGGTGAAGTAATATGATAAGCATCACCTGAAGCACCATAGCCAACAAGTTCTGCAATAATATTAGCGCCACGCTTTTGAGCACTTTCTAATGTTTCTAAAATT includes these proteins:
- a CDS encoding DMT family transporter produces the protein MDSKKKIYILLTIGLFFLSLAGILIKLAEAPPLITAFYRMLFSVLILTPFFLLKYRSKIRYFLDYRPVVVGFLLAIHFILWISSIQYTDISNSVIFVALQPLFTIILEYFFAREDLQKGAVIGIIMAVLGSVIISIGDFYQLGDKLFGNFLALSAAFFAAAYLFIGRGVRKKLDYFPYLYILYSYATVFLGIGAYLFKIPFTGYGVKNYFIFLALALGPTLVGHSILNYSVRFLSTSVVSLFVLGEPIITTTLAWLLLKEEVMLTTILGGVFILGGIYLASVYNYHQQQKDKKLQGVKN
- a CDS encoding glycoside hydrolase family 65 protein, producing the protein MRAYHAKKMNKEANYLYQAWKITENEFLVDSNHQNEAIFSLGNGYMGLRGTLEEDYPGSEETTTPGFYINGVYAAEEIIYGEKAPNLPQKGQTIVNLADWSEINLYINEEKFNLLKGKILDYQRELNLKKGILNREIIWEDRQGRKLKIKISRLISLSREHIGAIRYQVKPLNFSGKLSINSAVNGDVSNHHHLREKKPLKVLATKVETKTGYLLHQLKTTKFKIAYVVEHLMDEQTKARSEIKKRASNNRVDWIFEIKAAEGQLYTIDKIVGVNHCQKKAKNPLSAARASVARASINGFENLVAEQTKFMSGYWQDVDVKINGDDSLQQAFRFNAFHILQATGKDGQTSVAAKGISGEHYEGHYFWDTESYVLPFYAFQRPEVARNLLLFRYNTLDQARKNADRMKLDGALFPWRTINGQEASGFFMGSTVQYHINADIAYAVNLYYQVSRDQDFMENYGLEILIETARMWISLGSYIPMRDNQFCFNVVCGPDEYKPGVNNNAYTNYMAKFNLDTAVKMAQLIKAKAPEKYESLIKSINFSENELKNMKEIKEDIYLPYSKELEITPQDDSFLYKDPIEIDSISEAELPLVKNWHPLIIWRYQVIKQADVILLMLQLGNKFSRELKIRNYDYYEPKTTHDSSLSPAIYSIIAAEIGYKNQAYNYFMQTARLDLDDYNENAYQGVHTACMGGTWLALVQGFAGMRMFNNKLYFHPHLPDKWDSYQFRIYFKGSQLEVTVSQDKVKYLLISGQKIEFKHYDQIVILEKNNLSQELKI